From a single Oceaniferula flava genomic region:
- the gltX gene encoding glutamate--tRNA ligase has product MKDSQIRTRFAPSPTGYLHVGGARTALFNWLLARKLGGSFILRVEDTDEARNTPEARQAIFDAMLWLGLDWDEGPRPDGTTRGEYGPYYQSQRKASYDKWFKKLQESDRVYEDDGAWRFRFERKPITMQDLICGEVTIDYREESNTPDMVVRRSDGSYVFHFVNVVDDLEMGITHAIRGEDHLMNTPKHLQLFEAFGVEPPQYGHIPLILNMDGSKMGKRDQGASVDGYIKDGFLPEAVFNFLALLGWSPKDENEIFSMAEIVDRFSLEAVNRSPAKFDSEKCAWINQQHLMQLSPEAFAERAMPYVQATYETLPENSTEIIASVQEKVKLLTEVPAAIEFFLNADFAYDAKALDKVRGNEAVADLLKQLAEAFASLDDWSAAKSTIGETAKANGAKPGQLMFPTRVALSGQAGGPDLGAILDLLGKEECVRRINRTVEQLS; this is encoded by the coding sequence GTGAAAGATTCTCAAATACGCACACGATTTGCCCCCTCGCCCACTGGCTACCTTCACGTGGGTGGTGCCCGCACCGCATTGTTCAACTGGCTGTTAGCGCGCAAGCTCGGCGGTAGCTTTATTCTGCGCGTGGAAGACACCGATGAGGCGCGGAACACTCCCGAAGCGCGCCAAGCGATCTTTGACGCCATGCTGTGGTTAGGTCTCGACTGGGACGAAGGCCCACGCCCTGACGGCACGACGCGCGGCGAATACGGTCCGTATTACCAAAGCCAACGCAAGGCCTCCTACGACAAATGGTTCAAGAAACTGCAGGAAAGCGATCGCGTTTATGAAGACGATGGCGCCTGGCGTTTTCGCTTCGAGCGCAAGCCGATCACCATGCAGGACCTGATCTGTGGAGAAGTCACCATCGACTACCGCGAGGAATCAAACACCCCCGACATGGTGGTGCGCCGCTCTGACGGATCCTACGTGTTCCACTTCGTCAATGTAGTGGACGATCTGGAAATGGGCATCACCCATGCCATCCGCGGTGAAGATCACCTGATGAACACGCCCAAGCACCTGCAGCTTTTTGAAGCCTTCGGCGTGGAACCTCCGCAATACGGTCACATTCCGCTGATCCTCAATATGGATGGCTCAAAAATGGGTAAACGCGATCAAGGAGCATCGGTCGACGGCTACATCAAGGACGGCTTCCTGCCCGAGGCGGTGTTCAACTTCCTTGCCCTGTTAGGCTGGTCGCCCAAGGACGAAAATGAAATTTTCTCCATGGCTGAAATTGTCGATCGCTTCAGCCTGGAAGCCGTGAACCGTTCGCCGGCGAAGTTCGATTCGGAAAAATGCGCTTGGATCAACCAGCAGCACCTGATGCAGCTGAGCCCCGAAGCCTTTGCCGAACGCGCCATGCCCTACGTGCAAGCAACCTACGAGACCCTGCCTGAGAACAGCACCGAGATCATTGCCTCCGTGCAGGAGAAGGTGAAGCTGCTCACCGAAGTGCCCGCCGCCATCGAGTTCTTCCTCAACGCCGACTTTGCTTACGATGCCAAAGCCCTCGACAAAGTCCGCGGCAACGAAGCTGTCGCCGACCTGCTCAAGCAGCTCGCCGAGGCATTCGCATCGCTGGACGACTGGTCCGCGGCCAAGTCCACCATCGGTGAAACCGCCAAGGCCAACGGAGCGAAACCAGGCCAGCTGATGTTCCCCACGCGGGTAGCGCTCAGCGGACAAGCCGGAGGCCCCGATCTGGGAGCCATCCTCGATCTGCTAGGAAAAGAAGAATGTGTGCGCCGTATCAACCGCACCGTGGAGCAACTTTCATGA
- a CDS encoding bifunctional aconitate hydratase 2/2-methylisocitrate dehydratase — MSIYQDYLKEIEERKGEGLHPKPIDGADLIAAIIAQIKDTDNEHRKDSLDFFIYNTLPGTTAAASAKATFLEEIILGKESVPEITAEFAFELLSHMKGGPSIEVLLNLALGEDAGIAKDAAEVLKTQVYLYEADMERLENAYKAGNAVAKDILESYAKAEFFTKLPEVPEEIQIVTYVAGEGDISTDLLSPGGEAHSRSDRELHGKCMITPEAQEQIKALQKMHPDKSVMLIAEKGTMGVGSSRMSGINNVSLWTGKPASPYVPFVNIFPIVAGTNGISPIFLTTVSVTGGIGIDLKNWVRKTDAEGKTVLDENGDPVLEQTYSVDTGTLLTINTKDKKLYGNGEELVDISAALTPQKVEFIKAGGSYAIVFGKKLQTFAAETLGTEMPTVYAPSKEISHAGQGLTAVEKIFNRNSVGTATDQPLHAGSDVRVEVNIVGSQDTTGLMTSQELEAMAATVISPIVDAAYQSGCHTASVWDKKAQANIPRLMSFMNKFGLITARDPKGEYHAMTDVIHKVLNDLTVDDWDIIIGGDSHTRMSKGVAFGADSGTVALALATGEASMPIPESVKVTFKGKMQPHMDFRDVVHATQLQMLKKFGDNVFQGRVIEVHIGTLPADKAFTFTDWTAEMKAKASICISQPETLIESLEIAKGRIQIMIDKGMDNEIKVLQGLVDKANKRIEQIRSGEKPPLAPDSNANYHAELVVDLEEIVEPMIADPDVNNDDVSKRYTHDVIRALSHYAGEKVVDLGFVGSCMVHKGDLKILAQMLRNLEQAKGEIKFNAPLVVAAPTYNIIDELKIEGDWNILQKYSGFEFDDNAPKQVARTEYENMMYLERPGCNLCMGNQEKAEKGDTVMATSTRLFQGRVVADSDRKKGESLLSSTPVVVLSAILGRTPTLEEYKVAVEGIDLTTFAPPVEDLVAIA; from the coding sequence ATGAGCATTTACCAAGACTACCTCAAAGAAATCGAAGAACGTAAAGGTGAAGGCCTTCACCCCAAGCCCATCGATGGAGCTGACCTGATCGCCGCAATCATCGCGCAGATCAAAGACACCGACAACGAGCACCGCAAGGACTCCCTCGATTTCTTCATCTACAACACCCTCCCCGGCACCACCGCCGCCGCCAGTGCCAAAGCCACCTTCCTGGAGGAGATCATTCTCGGCAAGGAATCCGTGCCGGAAATCACCGCAGAATTTGCCTTCGAGCTGCTTTCCCACATGAAAGGCGGACCCTCCATCGAGGTCCTGCTCAATCTCGCCCTCGGTGAGGACGCTGGCATCGCCAAGGATGCGGCCGAGGTGCTGAAGACCCAGGTTTATCTCTACGAGGCCGACATGGAGCGTCTGGAAAATGCCTACAAGGCAGGTAATGCCGTCGCCAAAGACATTCTCGAAAGCTACGCCAAGGCGGAGTTCTTCACCAAGCTTCCCGAGGTGCCTGAAGAAATTCAGATCGTCACCTACGTCGCCGGCGAAGGCGATATCTCCACCGACCTGCTTTCCCCCGGTGGCGAGGCTCACTCTCGCTCCGATCGCGAGCTACACGGCAAGTGCATGATCACTCCGGAAGCGCAGGAGCAGATCAAGGCGCTGCAGAAAATGCACCCCGACAAGAGCGTCATGCTCATCGCGGAAAAAGGCACCATGGGCGTGGGATCCTCCCGCATGTCCGGCATCAACAATGTCTCACTGTGGACCGGTAAACCTGCCAGCCCCTACGTTCCCTTCGTCAACATCTTCCCGATCGTCGCCGGCACCAACGGCATTTCTCCGATCTTCCTGACCACCGTCAGCGTGACCGGAGGCATTGGTATCGACCTGAAAAACTGGGTCAGAAAAACCGACGCCGAGGGCAAAACAGTGCTCGATGAAAATGGCGACCCTGTGCTCGAGCAGACTTACTCCGTCGATACCGGCACCCTGCTCACCATCAACACCAAGGACAAAAAGCTCTACGGCAACGGCGAGGAACTGGTCGATATCTCCGCGGCACTCACCCCGCAGAAAGTCGAGTTCATCAAGGCCGGCGGCTCTTACGCCATCGTCTTCGGCAAGAAACTACAAACCTTCGCAGCTGAAACGCTCGGCACCGAGATGCCCACCGTTTACGCGCCATCGAAAGAAATCTCCCACGCCGGTCAGGGGCTCACTGCGGTGGAAAAAATCTTCAACCGCAACTCCGTCGGAACCGCCACAGACCAGCCACTGCACGCCGGCTCCGATGTCCGTGTCGAAGTCAACATCGTCGGTTCCCAGGACACCACCGGCCTGATGACCTCCCAGGAGCTCGAAGCCATGGCCGCCACCGTGATCTCACCGATCGTGGACGCCGCCTACCAGTCCGGCTGTCACACCGCCTCGGTTTGGGATAAAAAAGCCCAGGCCAACATTCCGCGCCTGATGAGTTTCATGAACAAGTTCGGCCTGATCACCGCGCGCGACCCCAAAGGCGAATACCACGCAATGACCGACGTCATCCACAAGGTGCTCAACGACCTGACGGTGGACGATTGGGACATCATCATCGGCGGCGATTCCCACACCCGCATGTCCAAGGGTGTGGCCTTCGGTGCCGACTCCGGAACCGTCGCTCTCGCACTCGCCACCGGTGAGGCCTCGATGCCCATTCCCGAGTCAGTCAAGGTGACCTTCAAAGGCAAGATGCAGCCGCACATGGATTTCCGTGATGTGGTGCACGCCACCCAGCTGCAGATGCTAAAAAAATTCGGCGACAACGTCTTCCAAGGTCGCGTCATCGAAGTCCACATCGGCACCCTGCCAGCGGATAAGGCCTTCACCTTCACCGACTGGACCGCCGAGATGAAAGCCAAGGCATCCATCTGTATTTCCCAACCGGAAACCCTCATCGAATCGCTGGAAATCGCCAAGGGCCGTATCCAGATCATGATCGACAAGGGCATGGACAATGAGATCAAAGTCCTCCAGGGGCTGGTCGACAAAGCCAACAAGCGCATCGAGCAAATCCGCTCCGGTGAGAAACCACCACTGGCGCCCGACAGCAATGCCAATTACCACGCCGAGCTGGTGGTTGACCTCGAGGAAATCGTCGAACCGATGATTGCCGATCCGGACGTCAACAACGACGACGTTTCCAAGCGCTACACCCACGATGTCATCCGCGCCCTCTCCCACTACGCCGGTGAGAAAGTGGTCGACCTCGGATTCGTCGGCTCCTGCATGGTGCACAAAGGCGACCTCAAGATCCTCGCGCAAATGCTCCGCAACCTGGAGCAAGCCAAGGGTGAGATCAAATTCAACGCCCCACTGGTCGTCGCCGCCCCCACTTACAACATCATCGATGAGCTCAAGATCGAAGGCGACTGGAACATCCTCCAGAAGTATTCCGGTTTCGAGTTTGACGATAACGCACCGAAACAAGTCGCCCGCACCGAATACGAGAACATGATGTATCTCGAGCGCCCCGGCTGCAACCTCTGCATGGGCAACCAGGAAAAAGCGGAAAAAGGTGATACCGTCATGGCCACCTCCACCCGCCTGTTCCAAGGCCGCGTCGTAGCTGACTCCGATCGGAAAAAAGGCGAGTCTCTACTATCCTCCACCCCAGTCGTCGTGCTCTCCGCCATCCTCGGCCGCACCCCGACCCTCGAGGAATACAAAGTCGCCGTTGAAGGCATCGACCTCACCACCTTCGCCCCACCGGTCGAAGATCTGGTCGCCATCGCCTAA
- the aroE gene encoding shikimate dehydrogenase, translating into MKDVYQISDLSDRLLLDQGATKAARLAVIGYPVAHSASPAMHQAALDAAGADLRYIRLEVQPGQVAEAFERMKALGFIGCNVTVPHKLEAMECCDELSADAQAIGVVNTIRFPNETSTQTLGHNTDGPGLARAIQEEFQVELADQRVMTLGVGGGAGRAIATQCARLGCPQLLLVNRTLPKAEALAEELHRYVQNPDVLRVISPEDPAIEQAAQEVDLIINATSLGMKDSDPLPLPAACIQAQHLVYDAIYKPAETKLLATAKQAGAQTANGLSMLLHQGVLAYEYWFPGKTPTEDMRRGLLSAI; encoded by the coding sequence ATGAAGGACGTCTATCAGATCTCTGACCTGAGCGATCGGCTGCTGCTTGATCAAGGGGCCACGAAGGCCGCGCGCCTAGCGGTGATTGGCTATCCGGTGGCGCACTCCGCATCGCCAGCCATGCATCAGGCGGCGCTTGATGCGGCCGGTGCCGACCTGCGTTACATCCGACTGGAAGTTCAGCCCGGACAGGTGGCGGAGGCCTTCGAGCGGATGAAAGCTCTCGGCTTCATCGGCTGCAATGTCACGGTGCCCCACAAACTGGAGGCCATGGAATGCTGCGACGAGCTCAGTGCCGATGCCCAAGCGATCGGCGTGGTCAACACCATCCGCTTTCCCAACGAAACATCCACCCAGACCCTAGGCCACAACACTGACGGCCCAGGACTGGCGCGAGCCATCCAAGAAGAATTCCAGGTGGAACTCGCAGATCAACGCGTGATGACCTTGGGCGTGGGCGGCGGTGCCGGCAGAGCAATTGCCACCCAGTGCGCCCGCCTCGGCTGCCCGCAGTTACTGCTGGTGAACCGCACCCTGCCAAAAGCCGAAGCGCTGGCCGAAGAGCTCCACCGCTATGTCCAGAACCCGGACGTGCTGCGCGTTATCAGTCCGGAGGACCCGGCGATCGAGCAAGCTGCGCAAGAAGTGGATCTGATTATCAACGCCACCAGCTTGGGCATGAAGGATAGCGATCCCCTACCACTGCCAGCGGCGTGCATCCAAGCGCAGCATCTGGTTTACGACGCCATCTACAAGCCGGCGGAAACCAAGCTCTTAGCCACCGCCAAGCAAGCCGGTGCGCAGACGGCCAACGGCCTCTCCATGTTACTTCACCAAGGGGTGTTAGCCTACGAATACTGGTTCCCCGGCAAGACACCGACGGAGGATATGCGCCGTGGCCTGCTCTCGGCGATCTAA
- a CDS encoding EF-hand domain-containing protein encodes MKFSIHHYPSVTKTISRFSSLTLCCLLFTPAAVTALEKPDDRPGEELRDGRDGQDGRESREGKKKKRDDDRRGRGSNFKSLDTDTDGYLSFEEFSASERLARIEEEKRRRLFNFLDRNKDAKLEEKELKPRDHGWLSGLLKDFRRLDRDQSDALDLAEFSQAKEVAEKEEDARVAIFKRIDRNKDGVIQREELKGSGRSKSRHDLDFKKYDTNDSGGLDYAEFSKLPFVGRLPDERRRAHFDRIDTDNNGEISRDETRAAPRKSPRPPRLKDEKGPDRPRPPRPDQPGPPEPPAPAEDAPSE; translated from the coding sequence ATGAAATTCTCCATTCACCACTACCCCTCGGTCACCAAAACGATTAGTCGGTTCTCATCGTTGACCCTGTGTTGCTTGCTGTTCACTCCTGCTGCGGTCACGGCTTTGGAAAAACCGGATGACCGCCCCGGTGAGGAACTGCGTGATGGGCGTGACGGACAGGACGGACGCGAGAGTCGTGAAGGGAAGAAGAAAAAGCGTGACGACGACCGCCGTGGGCGTGGTTCCAATTTCAAATCTCTCGATACCGATACCGATGGCTATCTGAGCTTCGAGGAGTTCTCGGCTTCAGAGCGCTTGGCACGTATCGAGGAGGAGAAACGTCGCCGACTTTTCAATTTCCTGGATCGCAACAAAGACGCCAAGCTTGAAGAAAAAGAACTCAAACCTCGTGATCACGGTTGGCTTTCGGGTCTGTTGAAGGATTTTCGCCGTCTCGATCGAGATCAAAGCGATGCCCTTGACTTGGCCGAATTCTCTCAGGCCAAAGAGGTCGCTGAAAAAGAGGAAGACGCCCGAGTGGCCATTTTCAAACGGATCGACCGCAATAAAGACGGCGTCATTCAACGCGAAGAGCTGAAAGGCTCCGGTCGATCGAAGTCACGTCACGATCTGGACTTTAAAAAATACGATACCAACGACAGCGGCGGGCTCGATTACGCAGAGTTTTCCAAGCTCCCATTCGTCGGTCGCTTGCCAGACGAGCGTCGCCGGGCTCATTTCGACCGGATTGATACCGATAACAATGGTGAGATCTCACGTGATGAAACGCGTGCCGCGCCTCGGAAGTCGCCCCGACCTCCTCGTTTGAAAGATGAAAAGGGGCCCGATCGTCCTCGTCCCCCGCGTCCAGACCAGCCAGGACCACCTGAGCCCCCAGCACCCGCTGAGGATGCTCCATCAGAGTGA
- a CDS encoding YlbF family regulator produces MAKTKELCEAIAQDIEFVALQGQVERFLEDDAAKLQYQSVHERGEELHQKQQAGVELGEREIQEFESARNGLLENEVARDFMDAQQNLQTLQQTISKYVGMTMELGRVPEAEDLDQSGGGGCCGGGCGCG; encoded by the coding sequence ATGGCGAAGACCAAGGAGCTGTGTGAAGCAATCGCACAAGATATCGAATTTGTGGCCCTGCAAGGTCAGGTGGAGCGTTTTCTCGAAGATGATGCTGCCAAGCTACAGTATCAATCCGTCCACGAGCGTGGTGAAGAGCTTCATCAGAAGCAACAAGCTGGTGTCGAACTGGGTGAACGCGAAATTCAGGAGTTCGAATCCGCACGCAATGGCCTTCTTGAAAATGAAGTTGCCCGTGACTTCATGGATGCTCAGCAAAACCTCCAGACACTTCAACAAACCATCAGCAAATATGTCGGTATGACCATGGAATTAGGCCGCGTGCCTGAGGCTGAAGATCTGGATCAGTCCGGTGGCGGTGGCTGCTGTGGTGGCGGTTGCGGTTGCGGCTAA
- the metF gene encoding methylenetetrahydrofolate reductase [NAD(P)H], producing the protein MHIQDIFKSQRPTFSFEFFPPKSAKAAQALYETIRDLASCDPSFVSVTYGAGGSTRELTHDLVLKIKNTTDIPPIPHLTCVAHSAEEVTATLERYAEAGIGNILALRGDPPMNQGVYDRSGDAFQHAADLVAHIKQFNESGKHPDPRGFGIGVAAFPEGHPDTPNRLLEMDYLKAKIDAGADYICTQLFFDNHDFLDFRDRCRLAGIHVPILAGIMPISSTKGLRRMAELAGGAHFPARLLKALDRAGDNQEAVERVGIQFAAEQCSGLLDADVDGIHLYTLNQSRATREVYASLGLSAS; encoded by the coding sequence ATGCATATTCAAGATATTTTCAAGAGCCAACGGCCGACCTTCTCCTTCGAGTTCTTCCCTCCGAAGTCCGCCAAGGCTGCGCAGGCGCTCTACGAAACGATCCGTGACCTGGCGTCTTGCGATCCGTCATTTGTCAGTGTCACCTACGGCGCAGGAGGTTCCACCCGCGAACTGACGCACGACTTAGTCTTGAAAATCAAGAACACCACCGACATCCCACCGATCCCCCACCTCACCTGTGTGGCACACAGCGCCGAGGAGGTCACCGCCACGCTTGAGCGCTACGCGGAGGCTGGCATCGGTAATATCCTTGCTCTGCGTGGAGATCCGCCGATGAATCAAGGCGTCTATGATCGCTCCGGCGATGCCTTCCAGCACGCCGCGGATCTGGTGGCTCACATCAAGCAGTTCAACGAAAGTGGCAAACACCCGGATCCTCGCGGCTTCGGCATTGGTGTCGCCGCCTTTCCTGAAGGTCATCCGGACACGCCGAATCGTTTGCTGGAAATGGACTATCTCAAAGCAAAAATCGACGCTGGAGCCGATTACATTTGCACTCAATTGTTTTTTGACAACCACGACTTCCTGGACTTCCGCGACCGTTGTCGTCTGGCGGGGATTCACGTCCCTATCCTTGCCGGCATCATGCCTATCTCCTCCACCAAGGGGCTTCGCCGGATGGCTGAGCTGGCTGGTGGGGCGCACTTCCCTGCGCGCCTGTTGAAAGCCCTCGACCGCGCAGGAGACAACCAAGAAGCCGTCGAGCGCGTGGGCATTCAGTTTGCCGCCGAGCAGTGTTCGGGGCTCCTCGATGCCGATGTCGATGGCATTCACCTCTACACGCTTAACCAGAGTCGGGCGACTCGTGAAGTCTACGCCTCGCTTGGCCTCAGCGCTTCCTAG
- a CDS encoding tetratricopeptide repeat protein, translated as MNDSHQLKKWLTPAGILLVILCGLYLGAGAISVNLDQEREAGTERSVQRNVFKSLLRSVDHLVRSSKKNPSEDALDDVESLEKSSPASRVQSYQAALDHLAKKQLKQDKTAKGAAKKKTSTAKLAKTFQLKPQDYLRGELLAEACQMAMRSEEPWRNLIQVSSEYSRNSDLDVARDLLLVAERLAVYPGDPERTSTAVAEVVKAMLSQRHEEDAYKALQNISIATARESAMSTVASWAARQGRLRTARNLASSITTTTVKDTVLVAMAESEAAYENYTRAMHTATRIESEDLSNNAYRRIALKRAAVLDFASAERAVSYINNNDIRDATLGSIAKQRARSGDLEGGLGIITGINDPMLADACLRILADELAKEGRFTTSYYVTTRISDELEKSMALEKLTVAQAGVGDLMGALVRADAIPMEGIRERALRSVSAVTAKLGAAGRARNVAVSICSNEERARAYRNIATAAAENGDHTSAFNTLQEIDEPDEKALALVELARTTQNQGDKRRALELLEGAGREAQQLTSSGDIDSIRANMAVAYAERSDSGKSMVLVRKIEDQTVRDETFRNLAKTLAVNHDVQSAQASVFSISSEPLRRSAADNVAKALAKSVKPEKALKYSRSLSTGRQRIVFLLEVARRI; from the coding sequence ATGAACGACTCACATCAGTTGAAAAAATGGCTGACTCCCGCAGGAATCCTGCTGGTGATTCTGTGTGGGCTCTATCTCGGAGCCGGGGCGATTTCGGTGAACCTTGATCAGGAAAGGGAAGCCGGCACGGAGCGATCGGTGCAGCGGAATGTTTTTAAGAGTCTGCTGCGATCTGTCGATCACTTGGTGCGAAGTTCTAAAAAAAATCCAAGCGAGGACGCGTTGGACGACGTTGAGTCGTTGGAAAAATCCTCGCCAGCTAGCAGAGTGCAGTCGTATCAAGCGGCCCTCGATCATCTCGCCAAGAAGCAGCTGAAGCAGGACAAAACCGCGAAGGGCGCAGCGAAGAAAAAAACGTCCACCGCCAAGCTAGCCAAGACCTTTCAGTTGAAACCCCAAGATTACCTGCGAGGTGAGCTGCTCGCCGAGGCCTGTCAGATGGCCATGCGCAGTGAAGAACCGTGGCGGAATTTGATTCAAGTTTCCAGTGAGTATTCGCGCAATAGCGACCTCGATGTCGCCCGTGACCTGCTCCTGGTGGCCGAGCGTTTGGCGGTCTACCCGGGCGATCCGGAGAGGACGTCGACTGCCGTGGCGGAGGTGGTGAAGGCGATGCTTTCGCAGCGTCATGAGGAGGACGCGTATAAGGCGCTGCAGAACATTAGTATCGCCACTGCGCGGGAATCTGCGATGAGCACGGTGGCCTCTTGGGCGGCTCGACAAGGTCGACTTCGCACGGCGCGAAACCTGGCCAGCAGCATCACCACCACCACCGTGAAGGATACTGTTTTAGTCGCGATGGCGGAGAGCGAAGCCGCGTATGAGAATTACACCCGCGCGATGCACACCGCGACCCGGATTGAAAGCGAGGACTTGAGTAACAACGCCTACCGCCGCATCGCCCTGAAGCGTGCCGCCGTGCTCGATTTTGCCTCAGCTGAGCGTGCAGTCAGTTATATCAACAACAATGACATCCGCGATGCCACGCTCGGCTCCATTGCCAAGCAGCGTGCTCGCAGCGGAGATCTTGAGGGTGGCCTGGGCATCATCACCGGGATCAACGACCCGATGCTCGCGGATGCCTGCCTCCGCATCCTCGCGGATGAATTGGCCAAAGAGGGACGCTTTACTACCAGCTACTATGTCACCACCCGCATCAGCGATGAGCTTGAGAAATCCATGGCTTTGGAAAAACTCACGGTGGCTCAGGCAGGGGTAGGCGACCTGATGGGGGCCCTGGTGCGCGCTGATGCGATACCGATGGAAGGCATCCGCGAGCGAGCTCTTCGGTCGGTCTCCGCCGTCACCGCCAAGCTCGGTGCCGCCGGTCGCGCAAGGAATGTGGCCGTGAGTATCTGCTCGAACGAGGAACGCGCACGGGCCTACCGCAATATCGCCACCGCGGCGGCCGAGAATGGCGATCACACATCGGCATTCAACACCCTGCAGGAAATTGATGAACCCGACGAGAAGGCGCTGGCACTGGTCGAGCTGGCGCGCACCACCCAGAACCAGGGCGATAAGCGTCGCGCGCTGGAATTGCTGGAGGGAGCAGGGCGGGAGGCTCAGCAGCTGACGTCCAGCGGCGACATCGATAGTATCCGCGCCAACATGGCCGTGGCCTATGCCGAGCGGTCCGATTCGGGGAAATCCATGGTGCTGGTGAGAAAGATCGAGGACCAAACGGTGCGTGATGAGACATTCAGAAATCTCGCCAAAACGCTGGCGGTGAACCATGATGTGCAGTCGGCACAGGCCTCGGTATTTTCTATCAGTTCAGAGCCCTTGCGTCGCTCCGCCGCCGATAACGTCGCCAAGGCGTTGGCCAAAAGTGTCAAGCCGGAGAAGGCTCTGAAATACTCCAGATCTTTGTCCACCGGCAGACAGCGGATTGTGTTCTTGCTGGAGGTGGCTCGGCGGATCTAA